One Arachis hypogaea cultivar Tifrunner chromosome 18, arahy.Tifrunner.gnm2.J5K5, whole genome shotgun sequence genomic window, CCTTTACGAGCGAGATACGTGTTAGGTTGTTAACTTTTGAAATAACTCAAATGTAAAATTAGTCTTATAGGTACCTTTCAATTGGATACATCCACCTATAATGCACCGGGCCTCCTAGGCGTACCTCTTCAACCAGATGCGCGGTTAGGTGTACCATGACTGTGAAGAAAGATGGTGGGAAAATTATCTCCATTTGACAAAGAGTGAGGATCACATGTTCCTGTAGGAGAGGAAGTTGTTCAGGGTCTATAGATTTACTGCATAGTCGTCGAAAGAAAGTTGACAAATCAGCCAGGACGACTGCCACTGGGGCTTCCAATACATTCCTGATAGCTATTGGGAGAAGATGTTCCATGAGAATGTGGTTGTCGTGACTTTTCAAGCCGGAAATTTTTCGCTGTTGTAGGTCAATACAGCGAGATATGTTACTCGAATGACCATCTGGAAAGACCACATTCTTTAAGTTCCTAAGAAAAACGTCCTTCTGTGAATTCGACATGGAGAATATTGCAATGGGATATTTTCCATCTTCTCGTGGCCAAAGTTCACGCCTAATTCCCATCAGCTGGAGGTCTTTTCGAGCTTTGAGGTTGTCCTTGGACTTACCACTGTCGTTCAGTATCGTGTAGATAATGTTGTCGCAcacattcttctctatgtgcatcacGTCCAGATTGTGACGCAACAAATTATACTCCCAATATGGAAGATCAAAGAATATACTCCTTTTTTTCCAAGGAGACTCATCTTGTAATGCAGCCTGTTGTCCGCGCGCTCTTTTACCGGCTTCCGTTTGCACCTTACCAAGCTTGACATGCACATTATCCAACTGTCTCAAAATATCTCCACCCGACAATATTATAGGCGGACCTCTGACCTCTACCTTCCCATCAAATCGGACCCGGTCCTGCCGAAATCTGTGGCTTTGATTCAGAAAGCGCCGATGACCCATGAAACACCATTTCTGACTAAACGTGAGTCGCTTAGACTCGGCATCCAGGTTGCACGTAGGACATGCTCTCCCACCGTACGTATTCCACCCAGATAAGTTGCCCAACCCTGGAAAATCGCTGATTGTCCACAACAACGCAGCATGCAGCTTGAATGTTTTTTTCTCGCTAGCGTCGTACGTATCAACACCACCCCACAGCTGCTTCAACTCATCTATCAGCGGCTGTAAGTAGACATCTATGTCATTACCAGGCATCTTGGGACCGGGGATAATCATAGACAGCAAGAAAGAGCTGGGTCTCATACAACTCCATGGGGGCAGGTTGTAGGGGATGAGAATCACGGGCCAAATCGAGTACCTTGAGCTGAGATTTCCGAAGGGATTAAAGCCATCACTAGCTAAGGCTAAGCGAACGCTGCGTGGATCGCCACTGAAGTGAGTATATCTTCTATCAAATGCCTTCCATGCCTCTCCGTCTCGTGGATGCCTCAAAAAACCATCCGAGTTAGGACCTTTCTTGTGCCACAACATGTCAACAGATGTCTTACTGGACATGAACATCCGCTGCAGTCGTGGAACAAGGGGAAAGTAACGAAGAACTTTCGCCGCCTGCGGCTTTTCATTCTTCTTAACAACCACGTTGATCCGGACAACGGAATTCCTCCTACTCTTTTGCTTCCATCTCGAGGTCCCACATATCTTGCACCTAGACAGTTCTTGATCGCTGCCATGATATAGCATGCAGTCATTCGGACATGCATCTATCTTCTTGTACGCAATACCGAGCTTTCGTATGATCCTCTTGGCATCGTGCAGTGAAGCCAGAATCTTTGCATGCTCAAAGGACTCACACAGTAACTCTAGTATCATTCCGAATGCCTTGTCGCTCACGCCGCACATGCACTTTATATGGTATAGCCTGACCAAGAAAGCCAACTTCGAGAATTTCGCACAACCCGGATACAATTCCTGCTCTCCATCCTCAAGCAGCTCATCAAAATGACGGGCCGCCTGACTAGGTTCGCTATACAAATAAGGCAATTCTTCGGCATCCCCCTCAACATCTTTGTTGCCCGAGTCATCTTCATCGACAACAGAACCTGGAAAGTTGAATGCCTCACGAACCATGTCGCGCAGTGGATCTCGGTAGACGCTACCAGGGTCAACTTCTTGTGTCTCAGTAGAACTGTCTCCTACGCGTCTCTCCCCGTGATGTAACCAAAAAGTATACTTAGCAGGAAACGGTTTTAATAGCAAGTGATCATAAGCATCCTCTCTATTTTGGAATAGCCGGAACCCACACAAAGGACATGGACAATGTATCATCCCATCGGATGATGCATTCGCAAATGCGAAATCCAAAAATTTGTTCAACCCGGCCTTGTATTCGACACTACCTCGTGGCTTTGAGATCCAACTCTTATCTATATCCACTTTTATGATGTTCATATAAACAAATGCATAAAAATTTAATAAGGAAAcacaaatagaaaataaaaaaaaaatacggaCAAACTGTTCAACGGGATATATCAAAGgaaaaattattataaagaaccgttaggaagatttaattattaaaaaggaccttTAGTACCAACATTATTAAGAAGGAGTAACTCATTTTATAATGTTTAAGTCCTAGAATCaaatcttttataaataatttttaattttgtgatctttacccaacaaaaaataagacaaaagattataaaaataataaaaaattaaataaataaataataaaattactgaaaatgttaaaaatataataataattaatataaaattaaaaaaaataaataaacagttataaattaatattttaataatgaaaTTTCCCTAACAATCTATtagactaaattttttaaaagtaattaactACTTAATCCCAAGTGAATATTCATACATATCTATATAGTGTTGAGAATCAAACAACATATGTTAAAGATTATAACAAATAAGTAAAAGTATAGTTAAGAATATATTTAGTTCATTATAATAAGATTTGGTTCTTCTTCACCAATACTATAAAAAGATTTggtcatttttaataattttagtattaaatatcctttttaataattaaaacttCATAACGGGAGAGTAATATTCCATATTAATGCAGTAAGTAATCCAAAAGAGAGAACGGGAGAATAACCCGGAAATAAAACATAGATAAAGGTACTTGTATCCGGGCTAATTGATAGAATATAAATGGTATTAGGAAGGTTGCTTACTCATGGTCTAATTCTGCACGTTTAAAAAATTACTGGAAAGAAGAATTTCTGGTTCCGAAGCCAAAAAATGGAATGGAAAAGAAGAgattccttaaaaaaaaaacggGAGGATATGAAGTTAGAGTATAAAGatataaaacacaaaagtataaaTAACAGATCACAGAGCCCAAAAAAACAACAAATCCTTTGAATATTTTCATGTGGAGagtgaaataaattgaaaaatattttggtgagcatcttttcttttttcaaaacttgatttccATCTTCCAAGTTGCCTTTTCATTTTGCGGTATCATTATTCATTAGAGTTTCAGTGGTACATCCTGATTTATGTTTCATTTATGATGATTTTTATAGATACATTGAGGGTACATGTCAGTGAGATAAATCACGATTCCTGATATGAGAAGTGTAACGAATTCATCATACAAATCattaatcaaagtaaacaatataAGAAAATGGCTAATGCATGTGGGAAGTGAGACTTCCAAAAAAATGGTAGCCACATGTATGTTACATAAAGAAAGCCATCTTCATCCTTCTCTTCATATATGGTTTAAATAATTGCTCCTGTAAGAGTGAGTACATTGTCAACTAAAATGAAAATGGCCTTTTCAGCGcttaaatattgatattattacCAAAAGAGTATAACTAATACTCCACCTTAAATTTGTCATTTAGCAGCTGAATAAAGAAAATCAATGACCATGATCACTGGCTAAGAACTAACTTGTAAATACACATATCAGATACAGTTCAAGAATAATTAATTCAGGTCCTATCACAATATAAAGAAACATATCAAGTGAAGAAAAATATAGTAAGAAGTCTAGTTGACAGCTTTATTATATCATGCTGCATATATTAATATCAACTAAAGTTGATGTAAAATATTTCATTGAAAGTAGCATACCGCTGTACTATTCTCAACTATACCATTGGAAAAACGATTTCACTTGGTCATAAAAGTGAACACAATTTGATTAGTATCATTCAAAACAGCTCCAACAATCATATTAGATACATCTTGCTGCGTTATTTTTATCCAACCCCTCAAAAGTTCCTCACTTTCAATTTATTGTAAGGCTACATAAACAGCTCTACTAgtcattttatattattaaataaaagattAATACTAAAGCAAACCAAATAGTACAAATCAAAGTAATCATGAACCAATTTGAAATATAAAAAGTGCTAGAATCTCAACACAATCTTAGGGAACAAACTCGGTCAATGAAGTAACAAAAAAGAGAAACTTAATAAAGTCTTGAACagagtacttttttttttttttgtgcaaagGTCTTAAACAGaacaataagaaacaaaaaatggGATTAACAAAGCACAGAAGCTAAGGTTAGTAACTACGAATTCTAAAAAAATGTAACTATATAAGTAAACACGCAAAGTCCATATATAATATCTCCATCAATTTTCATACTTGGAAAATTGCCCAAAATCCTATCTTATGTAAATCAAGTTCTCTAAGAATAATTAGTATATAAACCAGCCAAGATATCTAACTGCAGAAACTAATTAAGTACCAATTTCAATATTCacataaataataatacaaaggaaatcactaattattttttaaaaaaaattcaaagtaataaaaataagtaCATTAAAATTATTTCTCTAATTGAAGATTATTAAGTCAAATCTCACTTCCTACTATAACTATTACTTAAAAACTCTAAGTGCATACTGTACTCGTTGATTAATCGTTATGTGTATATGGTTacatactattttaatttatttaatatataaactaAAAGAATGGTCAATCATCCATTCATAGGATACATATATGAAATAATATCTGATTAACAATTGCTTCTCTTCTAGTGACATGTAAACATAAAGAGACTGTCATATATATTCTGATTTATCTGCTCCCTCTCTATCTCTCTTTGATCTGTTTCCTTTTATAATAATGTATATTAGAAACTAGGCCTTGCAGCTTGTATTATGGCATAACAGCAGATAAAATGAGACAGCATAAATCATGCAGGGTGAAACCAGCAGCTATGTCTGAGTATATGAATCAACAAGTGACATAACATATATTTCTATAGACCACAACTAGAATAAAATTAGCTCGTTCATTCTTCCGTCCAGGCAAATGAagagaaatatataataaatgaataaatgtATTAATTATTCTGTTGCAATCTGTTGAACATAACAGGTACCAATCAGTCAAACTGAAAATAGAATAAAGAGTCATGTATCTATATGTTTGTTATAACTTAGTAATTCCTCTTGATCTCAACAGTTAATTCATAAGTCAGAGTTTTTGGAAATTAGAATGTCACCAAATATACTATATTATCAATTATCCAACATTATCCAAAACTCACATAATATTGCTTATTTCAAATTAATATTACTAATAACAGGCAAAAGATGCAGTGGTGAGAAGTTGTCAATGCAGGTAAGTATTGGTTATAACACATAGGCAAAAATAAGGTTACATCAGGATCAAATACTTCTTACTATAACCCTCGCCTCACTaggaaaatgatcaattccacTACTCACATATGCAAAAGATGAATGGAtgcaatattaataaataaaatttatcataatGGATTTCAAATTTCCAAGCTTAGAGGCAGACCATAGATGCAGGATAGAATGCAAAGAGCACAATGGAGATCGTTATGAAAACTGTAGAGTTTTTTCACatgcatgattttaattatttttaccctTCTTTTGGTCTAGTTTGACATTGAATTATTTGATCAGCACAAGTTAATGATGCatggtggttatggaaaaaattgGAGACCTTCACTTACATGTATCAATAATTGACTTAATCTTGTTCCATCTATAGTTGAAaaattaaatgagcttatatataCTAGTAATATTAAAGGATAAATATGTCAGAAGTAGCAAAATATAGAGAAGGATAAGCTTTACTAGtatcaaatttttattaattggATGCACAATAGAAGATTTCGATCACACAATTAATTCTTCTTAATTCTCTTTCTATCCCTTATTGTTACAAATAATCCCAATAAAAGATTAATACTAAAGCAAACCAAATAGTACAAATCAAAGTAATCATGAACCAATTTGAAATATAAAAAGTGCTAGAATCTCAACACAATTTTAGGGAACAAACTCGGTCAATGAAGTAACAAAAAAGAGAAACTTAATAAAGTCTTGAACAGAGCACTTTTTTTTTGTGCAAAGGTCTTAAACAGaacaataagaaacaaaaaatgtgATTAACAAAGCACAGAAGCTAAGCTTAGTAACtacaaattctaaaaaaatgtaACTATATAAGTAAACACGCAAAGTCCATATATAATATCTCCATCAATTTTCATACTTGGAAAATTGCCCAAAATCCTATCTTATGTAAATCAAGTTCTCTAAGAATAATTAGTATATAAACGAGCCAAGGTATCTAACTGTAAAAACTAATTAAGTACCAATTTCAACTTTCACATAAATAATAATACAAGGGAATAACAGAGGAATTCATCGTTGATGATGATGGACAGAGGTATTATACTATAATATTTGTTATCTTTTGGAAGATAAACTTGCAATCTGCTAATTAATCGTACTGAATCAAATCCCTAACTCGAAATCGCTTCAATTAGCCACAATTTATAGAAGATATACCCAAATCCATGTTTAGAACTCTGAACCAATAATGAAAACCACAAGAAAAGCTCAATGTGGAAGAACAAACCGGTGAAAGTGGGAGGTAGCGATAGCTAGGATTCGCGCACTGGAGAGGACGGTGTTGGGATTTCACGCACCGCCAGTGAGATGCTCAACTTCGTCGCTGGTGATGGAACCACGGTTGGCCGCTGCGCGATTCGACGGCGAAGACGGAAGCGCCGAGTGGAGCAGATGGTACGCGGCTCTGCTCCCGCTCGTGTTTGGCTTGCTACCAAAATGAAGTGACGGGTTTCTGCAAATTTGGGGGGAGGAGGGTTTCAATTAATGGCAGTAAAGTAAATGGGGGAATTGAATTAAGGAATTGAATCTCACCTGGCAGAAGTTTCTGGGTGTACTCGCGGGTAGGTTGCGCCAGAGGGAGGTTGGGTGCTCTTCGCGCCTCTGCTCGTGCTTTCGTTCGCGCCAAGAGGTTAAGTGAAATCAGGAGGGTTAGTATGAAGATATATACACCAAATTCGAGGCGGTTCGGACTACACGGCCGATATCCAGGAAGGTTTAGCGGTACCTGCCAGACCGCCAATGATCTTTGCCGGGATCTTCTCAACTAGCGTCGTTTTTGGCATGGGCCGTTGTTTCTCCGCCGCTAGGTTCCGCATCTGTTGTAGTGTGTAGTGGTAGTAATAAGTATTCTTCTAGTAACCATGCTGATAATCATATTATCTCTTTACCTGTTTATCTTTGGTTGCCCCATGGTGTTGATACAGTGAGCAGTACACATGAGGGGTACACTTTGTAATGTTTCATGATTTGTTTTGGATGTAATTTATATGAAAAGGATATATCTTTGGTGTAATTGAGATTATCTAGATCTGTTAATTTAGTAACAAATCCGTTCGAAAATATGTTAatgataacaaaaattaaatattattctaACAAATTtgttaattatctttaatttattatagtaataaaactttaatttttattaattaaaatagagcAAGAcaagcataataataataataataataataataataataataataataataataataataattaaaaatttaagtacaaaaaataatatattcagcATCATAACAATATACTGCAGGATAAAAAATGTGGAtgtgttttgtttagtttatCAAATATGGGAGTAGTAGTAAATCGTGGCTTACAATTTTGaaagtaaaaaatttattaaaaaaagccaATGAGCTATTAATGGTAAATGGTGACTCATAATTTGATGCTAACAAAAACTAATCGTTATTCACGATTTGTAATTTTGTATAAAATGACTTTTCAAATTCATATGTGTCACATATCActtttttattgtaattgaaattagatttttttttccaaaattaaagagttttactctttttcctactaattttacaaccaaaatatgccacatgtcactctctcattgcaattaaaattaaatctttcccttttaaaattaaagagttctttcTTTCTCCctactaattttacaatcaaaatgtACCGCATGTTATTCCCTCATTGcatttgaaatcaaatcttttgaaatcaaatctttcccttcaaaattaaagagttctctcaTCCTTTCTCTCCATTTATCTATTCCTCTCATTCCTTTAAttactctatctattttatatatcattatcaatatctcAATATTATTACACCAATCTTACacccatattaaaaataaattgcgGCTAAAAGAAGTTTGAGTGTattttttcacttctttttcttattttttatggttttcttttttagttctttttcacTCTTCACCAAATATAAGAGGACAACGAAAAAAAAAGTCTATCAATATTTTGGCATGTGAAGTTTATTTCCATTCATATACTGTGCTGAATTAACTTTTAGGTTTTTGAGACCTTAAGAAGCAATGCATGAAAAAATATAACATCaatgaaaatattttcttaaataatacatacaattaaataaaaaataaaaaaattgaaagaccAAATTAAGACATTGGTAAAATTTCAATTACCAAATATGAAGGGAtaaatctcattttttttcaattatttgataaagtatgatattttattatttaatattttttatatattttttttagtctcacttaaagaatataaagtaaaagatcatactttactaaatAATTGAACAAAAAAATGGAGAGAATTCATTCctaatataaatattatcttACTCTTATACTATTTTTATCTCATTTACAACTTGTTCATAAAAGGGTGGTTAAACGCATTAACTTCTCTCTAATTGCATGCATGAATCAAATATTGTAAGTAAATTAATTTCTTAGTATATATACATTATTGCACTCACTATTTCACACTTTTTAACTTTGAAATAGTGAGGAGAGTGGCAGCGTTATTGGAGAATACGATATTTTATGCTGTTATAATAATAGAAGAGacaaatcggacggtctgatTTAATGAAAAAAGTAATCGGACAGTCCAATTAAAGTATACAAATTAGAccgtttaaaaatatataatatgttatcatattatattattgaacgatttaattaatatatttattgtattataatatgtttttaaatttttggatattattattgttatcattataataacattagttaagtaattaacaTATATTATTTTGCCGTACGTGAACATGAAGAAGGAATTAGTTAGTTatcttaaatattattataataaatttagtgTTAAATATTATTATAGTGATATTAAAGTAATTTAGATACGTTTTAGAATTTTTGGTTATAGAATTAGTTAATAATAagtcattaattattattattattattattattattattattacataggtttagatattaaaaaatatatttttaatgtattaaatagtaattatttaaattatattttagatatatttaagTTCTGTTAATTATTGTTAGAAGTTAAATATAATTGTAGAATTTTTTAAAGgtagatttaatatattttgaataGCCAATGAtaagattgttattattataattatattatattaattatgtgctaataaaaataaaataatttaaattttattaattaatgaatTCTGGATAGACATATATCACTACAAGAGACACGCCGAATAGCGGCGGTTTTTTTAAagattagcggcggttttaaaccgccgcgaAACGAAATTCCAGCGGTTCCACAAGCGTTGCCTATTAAGGGGTGGAGATtttattttgcggcggttttgaaAAACCGTTGGCACAACCGCAGCAAATCAGATAATTGATTtcgcggcggttttaaaccgccgcaatTTGGCTAATaggtttttctaaaaatattgcaGCCATTGGTAAACCGCTGCAATTTTGAAAgcagtttaaaaaaaaatgtatattatggaggtttataacccccacAATTTGCAAaactacattaaaaaaaattagcttcATAAAGCTACTCAATTATATTGCTTCTAAATCAAGACATACAAAAATAAGAGCAAGTTAAAAATGGCTAAAATATCACAAGTAAATAATAACAAATCAGTTGTAAAGCACTCCTTGATCTTTCATTTCCTGTCACAATTATGATCAAATctaacttcatgatttttttgtaaactttgttattaaaataaatgaaaatgttTAATAAGGATTCTTACCGCATACATGTTTTACATCTAAACAAACACAAAAATAAGAGCAACTTAAAGATGGCTAAAATATCACAAGAATAAAGTAGTAACAAATCACAAGAATGACATCTCCAAAACAAAATGCCAGAAGCAAAATGCACATTTTAATAATGGTCTTCCCTAGTGGATAGGTAGCAGAGATTGAGTGCAAAAACTGGAATCCTAAGGAGATATTCCATACTACCAAATGCTCATAATCAATTATTTGTAGTTCTTGAGAAGCACCAGCATTGCCAAATGCTTCATGTATCTCCAAATGTAAAAAATACACAATGTCTACAAGCTTTTCCATTACCTGAAGAGTCCACAATAACATTTTAtatttctacaaaaataaaacatACTCAATATAAAGTGGTTGAAAAGACTATGGACCATTCTGTTTTTATTGTAAAAGATGAAAATTATTACAATATAAAGAGTTAAACTACACTATTGAAAACACCAACCCAAATGAAACTACCAAACAATAAAAGGAAGTCATTATAATTCAAAGGATTCGGACAGTGCAGCACAAACAAATTCTCAATCTTTATTTTAGATTTTGATCTCCCATCATAGTAAAACACAAGAATCAGTAAATACACTAGTTTTCTTACCTCCTCCAAAATCCTGGACCACAATGattttttcttcaaatttctCACCAACAGAGTCACTCATGATGCCCCCACAGGAAGCTGTTTCTGGACACCCTATAGATGCAAAGTCAGTGTTTAATTTTAACTACATACAGGATACCAAGAGTACTCATCAATGAAGATACAAATAAAGGGAATAGTATAGCCAACAGCAAATACAATAAGAGTGTCACATTAAAATAAATCTATGCTGGAAAAATTAGGGGCTCAACAGTCTAAAGCTTATTCAATAAAATTCTAAGCTCAGTGatgaaataatcaaataaaagtgCACTACCTGAGCATCATATGTCCCGACCCTCTGGGTAGGGATAtccaaattataacttaaatgTGGCCGGCCAGATAAATCCTGGACAAGGTTAAGAAGAAAGATATAAGTGTTAAgaacaaacaaaatttatttgAGAAAATAAGCTTACAACAAATGTGAATGTAATTCACACTTGAAATTTCTAATTACAATTCAGTAGCCTTGTATGCATTCATTGCTTGAGAATGCATGAGCCTTAATACAAAAGCTAACTTAATTTCAATAGTcccaaattatttttatgtacattAATCAGCATGAAAATATcatattgttgaatttttaaatgtAATACCAAACCTACTCCAATTATCATATACCTAAGCAAGGAAAAAATCACACCTTCTCCCCTaataataagaaacaactaaacatTGTCCCACTATACGAGATTGATACATGGATTAACATCAACGTGTTCTATAATGAAATCATATTCACAccatttaaatttaaactttgacTAATGCCTAATGATCATTTCTACAATTGGTAAGCAAATTACCAGTGAAGTGTGTATTAATGCTTCATCAAGTGGAGCAGAGAAGTCACCAAACCGATTAATACCCTTCCTATCACCAAGAGCCTGTAACAAAGCCTAAAGATGGAGTAATAGACAAGTAGTTAAATgcaactataatttttttttttttaaaaaactgcaTAATTATAAATCTAACTATTACAAGGTAAGAAACTGTAATTGTTTAAGAGTCTgcaaaatattaacaaaattgtAATCAGAGTTATGTAGAAGATAGCTGATAATACAATTAAATAGATTGCTATAGACCTTCTATTTTTTGAAAAGTATACTGCAGTCTTCAAATTTGACTAGGTAACCCCTCAAGTGCTCCCAGTTATGAGAATTGTTAAACTATAAATTAATAACCCCATCAAGGACAGAAGCAAAATACTGACTTTATGCTTTACTTAGACAATAATACGATAAattattgaaaattgaaaattgaatggCACATCAGTCATCAGCACTCATGCTTTTTATGGTTTCAAAAATGGAAAGTCGTCAAAGAGGAAGTTATTATGGTGAAGGGTCTATGTGGTGTCTTCAAGTCAAAGAGAAAGTTATTACGGTGaagggaacttgtgattttgatgAAACATCTATAGTTACTACTGAGAATCCTAGTAAGTCTTTGCAGCTTCTTATTTTTTCCATTTTAACTTCCAATCTCATTATCAACCGTATATAACAACAAATGAAGCTATCACATCACAGTTAAGATTGGAAAAATAAGAAGAGATCCAGCCTCTTCTACCAGTTTTATTGGGAAAATAAGTAATGAGGCATAAAGATCAGCATACAATCAGTTTCTATGACTATGATACCAAAAGACAATAGATATCAAGATGTTTCAAAACATTACCTGGCAACCAACAAGTCTATATAGCAGCTGCTGCAGAGCAGGCAACTACTCCAAGAACTCCTCATTATCTAAATCCCTGGTCTTGTTGTATCCCTACTTGAAAATGAATAAACATAAATGATAATCAAAGACTTAAGAGTTGAACATCGTACaacaaaattattcttaaaaggAGCAAATACTTAACTATTATCAATATTTCAACTA contains:
- the LOC112769676 gene encoding uncharacterized protein, which codes for MNIIKVDIDKSWISKPRGSVEYKAGLNKFLDFAFANASSDGMIHCPCPLCGFRLFQNREDAYDHLLLKPFPAKYTFWLHHGERRVGDSSTETQEVDPGSVYRDPLRDMVREAFNFPGSVVDEDDSGNKDVEGDAEELPYLYSEPSQAARHFDELLEDGEQELYPGCAKFSKLAFLVRLYHIKCMCGVSDKAFGMILELLCESFEHAKILASLHDAKRIIRKLGIAYKKIDACPNDCMLYHGSDQELSRCKICGTSRWKQKSRRNSVVRINVVVKKNEKPQAAKVLRYFPLVPRLQRMFMSSKTSVDMLWHKKGPNSDGFLRHPRDGEAWKAFDRRYTHFSGDPRSVRLALASDGFNPFGNLSSRYSIWPVILIPYNLPPWSCMRPSSFLLSMIIPGPKMPGNDIDVYLQPLIDELKQLWGGVDTYDASEKKTFKLHAALLWTISDFPGLGNLSGWNTYGGRACPTCNLDAESKRLTFSQKWCFMGHRRFLNQSHRFRQDRVRFDGKVEVRGPPIILSGGDILRQLDNVHVKLGKVQTEAGKRARGQQAALQDESPWKKRSIFFDLPYWEYNLLRHNLDVMHIEKNVCDNIIYTILNDSGKSKDNLKARKDLQLMGIRRELWPREDGKYPIAIFSMSNSQKDVFLRNLKNVVFPDGHSSNISRCIDLQQRKISGLKSHDNHILMEHLLPIAIRNVLEAPVAVVLADLSTFFRRLCSKSIDPEQLPLLQEHVILTLCQMEIIFPPSFFTVMVHLTAHLVEEVRLGGPVHYRWMYPIERYLGRLKQYVRNKAAPEGSIAEGYLSDEILTFCSRYLDNVESRINRPLRVDDRPSEDATNNATSMFPLIGKAVGASESLNLSPTERLQAHRHVLVNCAGVENFLEDFRASRKRQLRSIGKRNEAYIDRVVHREFAEWFKNEIPLGSTMHPRELQWLACGPNIQAKRFKAYNVNGFKFRTLSREDGMRTQNSGVCVTSDTRSYASARDSNMAVGGVSYYGRLVDIIEMNYSGQFSVALFRCIWADTTSGRGIKQDILGHTCVNFSNPIHTGDREDDESYILASEARLVYYVEDEVDKEWSVVVHVKPRDLFDMGEYNEQCEVELSLQQSLTDLSKCDIEGISLTRDGNLEEPTPNTIETGEEVADS